The proteins below are encoded in one region of Oncorhynchus gorbuscha isolate QuinsamMale2020 ecotype Even-year linkage group LG01, OgorEven_v1.0, whole genome shotgun sequence:
- the commd6 gene encoding COMM domain-containing protein 6 isoform X2 has protein sequence MLSIGQLVDMQWKLGMAVSSDTCRSLNSPHVSLLLKIADTSGQISQRSFEMTIAQFQNFYRQFKEMAAVLETV, from the exons ATGCTTAGCATCGGACAG CTGGTGGACATGCAGTGGAAGCTGGGCATGGCGGTGAGCTCGGACACCTGTCGCTCTCTCAACTCCCCCCACGTCTCCCTCCTGTTGAAGATCGCAGACACCTCTGGACAGATCTCCCAACGGTCCTTTGAAATGACCATTGCACAATTCCAG AACTTCTACAGGCAATTCAAGGAGATGGCAGCTGTTTTGGAAACAGTGTGA
- the commd6 gene encoding COMM domain-containing protein 6 isoform X1, whose amino-acid sequence MPGLDSSPSVDRTVENIGRLPPDILAETCQQILSHLQGQVRGVDSAEISDKFQRAGIRLDQEALQEVVQFLFLTFRSTEKNNLSADVLVARLGEGSSKWSKAALQVLHRLWSDQGALVNAHQQSQAMLSIGQLVDMQWKLGMAVSSDTCRSLNSPHVSLLLKIADTSGQISQRSFEMTIAQFQNFYRQFKEMAAVLETV is encoded by the exons ATGCCGGGGTTGGATTCATCGCCTA GCGTTGACAGAACGGTGGAAAACATTGGAAGACTCCCACCAGATATATTGGCAGAAACA TGTCAGCAGATTCTGAGTCATCTCCAAGGACAGGTCAGGGGAGTGGATTCCGCTGAAATCTCTGAT AAGTTTCAAAGAGCTGGGATCCGACTTGACCAAGAGGCTCTACAGGAGGTTGTCCAATTTCTCTTCTTAACATTCAG GTCGACTGAAAAGAACAACCTCTCTGCTGATGTACTGGTAGCTAGGCTGGGAGAGGGCAGCAGTAAGTGGTCCAAAGCTGCCCTTCAGGTGCTCCATCGGCTATGGAGTGATCAGGGTGCCCTAGTCAATGCGCACCAACAGTCCCAAGCCATGCTTAGCATCGGACAG CTGGTGGACATGCAGTGGAAGCTGGGCATGGCGGTGAGCTCGGACACCTGTCGCTCTCTCAACTCCCCCCACGTCTCCCTCCTGTTGAAGATCGCAGACACCTCTGGACAGATCTCCCAACGGTCCTTTGAAATGACCATTGCACAATTCCAG AACTTCTACAGGCAATTCAAGGAGATGGCAGCTGTTTTGGAAACAGTGTGA